In one Janibacter cremeus genomic region, the following are encoded:
- the tatC gene encoding twin-arginine translocase subunit TatC has product MPKDPEGRMPLKEHLLEFRNRLMVAATAIIVGAIVGWVLYDGVTIGDFTYAGVYEQLTLPFDEYKSSNTESAAALLNYGNATSAFTTQLGISIFTGVLISSPIWVWQIWAFILPGLTRREKRMSLGVFFTAIPLFLTGCFFAYITLPKALIILFGFTPEDGKSSNIQQASDYFAFVTRFILAFGLAWLLPVFLVGLVAIGVLSGRTLLKSWRVAILLIFIASAIITPTPDPFTMFLLAGPLCVLYFIALAVALLIDRRRVARGEEPDWSHLSDDEASPLT; this is encoded by the coding sequence ATGCCCAAGGACCCCGAGGGGCGGATGCCGCTCAAGGAGCACCTCCTCGAGTTCCGCAACCGTTTGATGGTCGCGGCCACCGCGATCATCGTCGGGGCGATCGTCGGGTGGGTGCTCTACGACGGGGTCACGATCGGTGACTTCACGTACGCCGGGGTCTACGAGCAACTGACGCTGCCCTTCGACGAGTACAAGTCCTCCAACACGGAGAGCGCCGCCGCGCTGCTCAACTACGGCAACGCCACCTCGGCGTTCACGACGCAGCTGGGGATCTCCATCTTCACCGGTGTCCTCATCTCCAGCCCCATCTGGGTGTGGCAGATCTGGGCGTTCATCCTCCCGGGGCTGACCCGCCGGGAGAAGCGGATGTCCCTCGGCGTCTTCTTCACGGCGATCCCCCTCTTCCTCACCGGGTGCTTCTTCGCCTACATCACCCTCCCGAAGGCCCTGATCATCCTCTTCGGCTTCACTCCGGAGGACGGCAAGTCGAGCAACATCCAGCAGGCGAGCGACTACTTCGCCTTCGTCACCCGGTTCATCCTCGCCTTCGGCCTCGCCTGGCTGCTCCCGGTCTTCCTCGTCGGCCTGGTCGCGATCGGGGTCCTCTCGGGACGGACCCTGCTGAAGTCGTGGCGGGTGGCCATCCTGCTGATCTTCATCGCGTCGGCGATCATCACCCCGACACCGGACCCGTTCACGATGTTCCTGCTCGCCGGTCCGCTGTGCGTGCTCTACTTCATCGCCCTCGCGGTCGCGCTGCTGATCGACCGGCGACGGGTCGCGCGGGGCGAGGAACCCGACTGGTCGCACCTGTCCGACGACGAGGCCTCACCGCTGACATAG
- the tatA gene encoding Sec-independent protein translocase subunit TatA produces the protein MPSLGPMEIILILVVILLLFGFKKLPDAARSIGKSARVFKAEVSEMKEEDRQREAEKSARESGTVESTTSERRPADDAKPRTDNESGPVA, from the coding sequence ATGCCCAGCCTGGGTCCCATGGAGATCATCCTCATCCTGGTGGTCATCCTCCTCCTCTTCGGTTTCAAGAAGCTGCCCGACGCCGCGCGCAGCATCGGCAAGTCGGCCCGCGTCTTCAAGGCCGAGGTCAGCGAGATGAAGGAGGAGGACCGCCAGCGCGAGGCGGAGAAGTCCGCCCGCGAGTCCGGCACGGTCGAGTCGACCACGAGCGAGCGCAGGCCCGCCGACGACGCCAAGCCGCGCACGGACAACGAGTCCGGCCCGGTTGCCTGA
- a CDS encoding helix-turn-helix transcriptional regulator, whose amino-acid sequence MTRQPVESATSRVERLLTMVPWLASRQGIEIERAAAGLGITEKQLRADLDLLFMCGYGPMPDELIEASYEGGRVFVTNADAISRPLRLTVDEAISLIVGLRSLAASGAGESSAVERALTKLEGAAGAIPGVERVVVVEDDTETGHVLADLRDALTAGRRVHLGYHVPSRDEHTERDVDPMRLARVEGHWYLEGWCHRAQDVRLFRADRVEAVRVLDEPARPPEGVTGRDLSAGAYQGGAEDVPVRLRLAPGAHWVAEYYPVTDRTPDGADLLVTLPSSDEGFIQRLVLRLGGDVRVVEPDSLRASVAERARSALEAYRS is encoded by the coding sequence ATGACCCGCCAGCCCGTGGAGTCGGCCACCAGCCGCGTCGAGCGCCTGCTGACGATGGTCCCGTGGCTCGCCAGCCGCCAGGGGATCGAGATCGAGCGCGCGGCAGCCGGGCTCGGCATCACCGAGAAGCAGCTGCGCGCCGACCTCGACCTGCTCTTCATGTGTGGGTACGGCCCGATGCCCGACGAGCTCATCGAGGCCAGCTACGAGGGCGGTCGCGTCTTCGTCACCAACGCGGACGCGATCTCGCGCCCCCTTCGCCTGACCGTGGACGAGGCCATCTCCCTCATCGTGGGCCTGCGGTCGCTGGCCGCGTCCGGTGCGGGGGAGTCCAGCGCGGTCGAGCGTGCCCTGACCAAGCTCGAGGGGGCGGCCGGAGCCATCCCGGGCGTCGAGCGCGTCGTCGTCGTCGAGGACGACACCGAGACCGGTCACGTGCTGGCCGACCTGCGTGACGCCCTCACGGCCGGGCGTCGGGTGCACCTCGGGTACCACGTGCCCAGCCGGGACGAGCACACCGAGCGCGACGTCGATCCGATGCGCTTGGCCCGGGTCGAGGGGCACTGGTACCTCGAGGGTTGGTGCCATCGCGCGCAGGACGTGCGGCTCTTCCGGGCCGACCGCGTCGAGGCCGTCCGGGTGCTCGACGAGCCCGCCCGGCCGCCCGAGGGGGTGACCGGTCGTGACCTCAGCGCCGGCGCCTACCAGGGGGGCGCCGAGGACGTGCCCGTCCGCCTGCGCCTGGCACCCGGCGCGCACTGGGTGGCCGAGTACTACCCGGTCACCGACCGCACTCCGGACGGCGCGGACCTCCTGGTCACCCTGCCCTCGAGCGACGAGGGATTCATCCAGCGCCTCGTGCTGCGTCTGGGGGGCGATGTCCGGGTCGTCGAACCCGACTCGCTGAGGGCCTCGGTGGCCGAGCGCGCCCGGTCCGCGCTGGAGGCGTACCGGTCCTGA
- a CDS encoding helix-turn-helix transcriptional regulator, whose protein sequence is MAAPNTPKAKAERLLNLTMSLLSSRIPLPKQRIRHLVEAYRSVESDEAFDRMFERDKDDLRAMGVPLVTEDIGVFEDEQGYRIDRRDYDLPPIELTAQELAVVGLASRAWAHAAMAGTAATAWRKVAAGDEVSEDPFVGLEPHVGGGEPAFEPLKDAVLTSATVRFDYARPGEGEPRPRHVEPWYLTAWHGRWYLVGHDLDRSAPRVFRLSRVVSAVTTTGEGATQPVPEDLDPVSMIAATDGGEPQAAGPAVLRVRVGTGHVLRRRARTMTSLDEQWDRVDLDHGDTASVAAEIASHGPDVVVDEPAQLRQDVVDRLRAVVGAHEEAPA, encoded by the coding sequence GTGGCGGCACCCAACACACCCAAGGCCAAGGCCGAGCGCCTGCTGAACCTGACGATGAGTCTGCTGTCGTCGCGGATCCCGCTGCCCAAGCAGCGGATCCGGCACCTGGTCGAGGCGTACCGGAGCGTCGAGTCGGACGAGGCCTTCGACCGGATGTTCGAGCGCGACAAGGACGACCTGCGGGCCATGGGCGTGCCACTGGTCACCGAGGACATCGGTGTCTTCGAGGACGAGCAGGGTTACCGGATCGATCGCCGGGACTACGACCTGCCCCCGATCGAGCTCACGGCACAGGAGCTGGCCGTCGTCGGACTCGCCAGCCGGGCCTGGGCGCACGCGGCGATGGCGGGGACCGCGGCGACCGCGTGGCGCAAGGTCGCCGCCGGGGACGAGGTGAGCGAGGACCCCTTCGTCGGTCTCGAGCCCCACGTCGGGGGCGGCGAGCCCGCCTTCGAACCACTCAAGGACGCCGTCCTCACGTCGGCCACCGTCCGCTTCGACTACGCGCGGCCGGGGGAGGGGGAGCCGCGTCCCCGCCACGTCGAGCCCTGGTACCTCACCGCGTGGCACGGCCGTTGGTACCTCGTCGGCCACGACCTCGACCGGTCCGCGCCCCGGGTCTTCCGCCTCTCCCGCGTGGTCTCCGCGGTGACCACCACGGGGGAGGGCGCCACGCAGCCGGTCCCCGAGGACCTCGACCCCGTCTCGATGATCGCGGCGACCGACGGCGGGGAGCCGCAGGCTGCCGGTCCCGCCGTCCTGCGGGTCCGGGTCGGGACCGGGCACGTGCTGCGCCGGCGCGCCCGGACCATGACCTCCCTCGACGAGCAGTGGGACCGCGTCGACCTCGACCACGGCGACACGGCCTCCGTTGCCGCCGAGATCGCCAGCCACGGCCCGGACGTCGTGGTCGACGAGCCCGCGCAGCTGCGCCAGGACGTCGTCGACCGCCTCCGGGCCGTCGTCGGTGCGCACGAGGAGGCCCCGGCATGA
- a CDS encoding FKBP-type peptidyl-prolyl cis-trans isomerase, translated as MPFDPNTTKPEIDFPGDTPPSELVVEDVTVGDGAEVTPGSPIQAHYVGVAHSTGEEFDASWNRGAPLAFTAGVGQVIQGWDQGLIGMKEGGRRKITIPPHLGYGDQGAGNVIKGGETLIFVVDLVQVG; from the coding sequence ATGCCGTTCGACCCGAACACCACCAAGCCGGAGATCGACTTCCCCGGTGACACCCCGCCCAGCGAGCTCGTCGTCGAGGACGTCACCGTCGGTGACGGCGCCGAGGTGACCCCCGGTTCGCCGATTCAGGCGCACTACGTCGGGGTCGCCCACTCGACCGGTGAGGAGTTCGACGCCTCGTGGAACCGCGGCGCACCGCTGGCCTTCACCGCCGGTGTCGGCCAGGTCATCCAGGGCTGGGACCAGGGGCTGATCGGCATGAAGGAGGGGGGCCGGCGCAAGATCACCATCCCGCCCCACCTCGGCTACGGCGACCAGGGCGCCGGCAATGTCATCAAGGGCGGCGAGACCCTGATCTTCGTCGTCGACCTGGTGCAGGTCGGCTGA
- a CDS encoding FKBP-type peptidyl-prolyl cis-trans isomerase, translating into MPKARPRLTTAVAASLASLMLLTACGSDSESDSSGEGSSESAASAADDANESTPTLAEPKEEDLEKVEAIEVTAAEGKKGPSVELPEKPLEVSQTTRTTLEEGDGKDLADDAYATVDLAMFSAKDGKPVEGSETYTSSPIVLDLGNKQSLPGLVKAIKGQPVGTSGVAVLPPEDLFGEQGAPQLGISGKDNLVLVYDVRGELPPKAQGKKVEPKDGLPKVDWKADAPADITIPEGEEPPEDLVVEKLIKGDGETITKDDYVYVSYTGVNWKDGKVFDSSMKDGRGPFAFPVGQNAVIPGWDKAVEGAKVGDRLLVVVPPEEGYGKEGTPDGSIKGGSTLVFTVDVLGAP; encoded by the coding sequence GTGCCGAAGGCCCGTCCCCGCCTGACCACTGCCGTTGCGGCGTCGCTCGCATCGCTGATGCTGCTGACCGCCTGCGGCAGTGACTCCGAGAGCGACTCGTCGGGCGAGGGGTCCAGCGAGTCGGCGGCGTCGGCCGCCGACGATGCGAACGAGTCGACCCCGACGCTCGCGGAGCCGAAGGAGGAGGACCTCGAGAAGGTCGAGGCCATCGAGGTCACGGCGGCCGAGGGCAAGAAGGGCCCCTCCGTGGAGCTGCCCGAGAAGCCGCTCGAGGTCTCCCAGACCACCCGGACGACCCTCGAGGAGGGCGACGGCAAGGACCTGGCCGACGACGCCTATGCCACGGTCGATCTGGCGATGTTCTCCGCCAAGGACGGCAAGCCCGTCGAGGGCTCGGAGACGTACACCAGCTCGCCCATCGTCCTCGACCTGGGCAACAAGCAGTCCCTGCCCGGGCTCGTCAAGGCCATCAAGGGCCAGCCCGTCGGGACCAGCGGAGTGGCCGTGCTCCCGCCCGAGGACCTCTTCGGCGAGCAGGGCGCGCCGCAGCTGGGCATCAGCGGCAAGGACAACCTCGTGCTCGTCTACGACGTGCGCGGCGAGCTGCCGCCCAAGGCGCAGGGCAAGAAGGTCGAGCCGAAGGACGGCCTGCCCAAGGTCGACTGGAAGGCCGACGCCCCCGCCGACATCACCATCCCCGAGGGTGAGGAGCCGCCCGAGGACCTCGTCGTCGAGAAGCTCATCAAGGGTGACGGCGAGACGATCACGAAGGACGACTACGTCTACGTCTCCTACACCGGCGTGAACTGGAAGGACGGCAAGGTCTTCGACTCGTCCATGAAGGACGGGCGCGGCCCCTTCGCCTTCCCCGTCGGCCAGAACGCCGTCATCCCCGGCTGGGACAAGGCCGTGGAGGGCGCGAAGGTCGGCGACCGTCTGCTCGTCGTGGTCCCGCCGGAGGAGGGCTACGGCAAGGAGGGGACCCCGGACGGGTCGATCAAGGGCGGGTCGACGCTCGTCTTCACCGTCGACGTCCTCGGCGCCCCCTGA
- the pafA gene encoding Pup--protein ligase, whose product MERRIFGIETEFGITAVTDGQRRLTPDEVARYLFRKVVTWGRSSNVFLPNGSRLYLDVGSHPEYATAECDDLRTLVAHDRAGERIVQDLVEDAQARLAEDGVAGDIYVFKNNVDSAGNSYGCHENFLVARTDNFPAVTEGLLPFLITRQLIAGTGKLMTSSRGTTFSVSQRADHIWEGVSSATTRSRPIINTRDEPHADAEHYRRMHVIVGDSTMTETTTLLKVGSAHLVLRMLEDGVAMPDMTLDNPIRAIRDISLDRTGRTPVALADGRRMSALEIQGEYLTRAREYAAREGINDVLTTQVLDLWERTLRAVETDDLSLVDTEIDWVIKYRLLDAYAARHGLDPDDPRLAQLDLAYHDIDPSRGVHHVLQRAGRIARVVTDEEIATAVDTPPQTTRAKLRGDFVRTAREHSRDVTVDWVHLKVNDEAQRTVLCKDPFRSVDERVERLIDMMSGP is encoded by the coding sequence GTGGAGCGACGCATCTTCGGCATCGAGACCGAGTTCGGGATCACGGCCGTCACCGACGGGCAACGACGACTGACGCCGGACGAGGTCGCCCGGTACCTCTTCCGCAAGGTGGTCACCTGGGGGCGGTCGAGCAATGTCTTCCTGCCCAACGGCTCCCGGCTCTACCTCGACGTCGGCAGCCACCCCGAGTACGCCACGGCCGAGTGCGACGACCTGCGCACCCTCGTCGCCCACGACCGGGCGGGGGAGCGGATCGTCCAGGACCTGGTCGAGGATGCGCAGGCGCGTCTGGCGGAGGACGGCGTCGCCGGAGACATCTACGTCTTCAAGAACAACGTCGACTCCGCCGGCAACTCCTACGGCTGCCACGAGAACTTCCTCGTCGCCCGCACCGACAACTTTCCCGCGGTGACCGAGGGGCTGCTGCCCTTCCTCATCACCCGCCAGCTGATCGCCGGCACCGGCAAGCTGATGACGAGCAGCCGGGGGACCACCTTCTCGGTGAGCCAGCGGGCCGACCACATCTGGGAGGGCGTCTCGTCCGCGACCACCCGCTCGCGGCCGATCATCAACACCCGGGACGAGCCGCACGCGGACGCCGAGCACTACCGCCGCATGCACGTCATCGTGGGCGACTCGACGATGACCGAGACCACGACGCTGCTCAAGGTGGGGTCGGCACACCTCGTGCTGCGCATGCTCGAGGACGGCGTCGCCATGCCGGACATGACGCTGGACAACCCGATCCGGGCGATCCGCGACATCAGCCTCGACCGGACCGGACGCACCCCGGTGGCCCTCGCCGACGGCCGCCGCATGAGCGCTCTGGAGATCCAGGGCGAGTACCTCACCCGGGCCCGCGAGTACGCCGCCCGGGAAGGCATCAACGACGTGCTCACCACCCAGGTCCTCGACCTGTGGGAGCGGACCCTGCGGGCCGTGGAGACCGACGACCTGTCGCTCGTCGACACCGAGATCGACTGGGTGATCAAGTACCGCCTCCTGGACGCGTACGCCGCGCGACACGGTCTCGACCCGGACGACCCGCGGCTGGCGCAGCTCGACCTCGCCTACCACGACATCGACCCCTCCCGGGGGGTGCACCACGTGCTCCAGCGGGCCGGCCGCATCGCGCGGGTCGTCACCGACGAGGAGATCGCCACGGCGGTCGACACCCCGCCGCAGACGACGCGTGCCAAGCTGCGCGGCGACTTCGTGCGCACCGCGCGGGAGCACTCGCGCGACGTGACGGTCGACTGGGTGCACCTGAAGGTCAACGACGAGGCGCAGCGGACGGTGCTGTGCAAGGACCCCTTCCGGTCCGTCGACGAGCGGGTCGAGCGCCTCATCGACATGATGAGCGGCCCCTGA
- the prcA gene encoding proteasome subunit alpha — protein sequence MKDRADFARAGIARGRSVVVLAYDGGILFVADNPSSRSLNKVSEIYDRIGFAAVGKYNEFENLRVAGIRYADLRGYSYDRSDVTARGLANAYAQTLGTVFTEDQKPYEVEIVVAEVGRTSESDRIYRLTYDGSVSDEAGCVVIGGASEQRGETLRSRWRRGMALGEAFDLAVDVLSLVGEGEMSGPRVPLDALEIAVLERDRPRRCFRRLTGDAIREG from the coding sequence ATGAAGGACCGGGCGGACTTCGCCCGGGCCGGGATCGCCCGCGGCCGTTCGGTGGTCGTCCTCGCCTACGACGGCGGCATCCTCTTCGTCGCCGACAACCCGAGCAGCCGGTCGCTGAACAAGGTGAGCGAGATCTACGACCGCATCGGCTTCGCCGCGGTCGGCAAGTACAACGAGTTCGAGAACCTGCGCGTGGCCGGCATCCGCTACGCCGACCTGCGCGGCTACTCCTACGACCGCTCGGACGTGACCGCACGCGGGCTGGCCAACGCCTACGCCCAGACTCTGGGCACCGTCTTCACGGAGGACCAGAAGCCCTACGAGGTCGAGATCGTGGTCGCCGAGGTCGGTCGTACCAGCGAGAGCGACCGGATCTACCGGCTCACCTACGACGGGTCCGTCTCGGACGAGGCCGGCTGCGTCGTCATCGGCGGGGCCAGCGAGCAGCGGGGGGAGACCCTGCGCTCGCGGTGGCGCCGCGGGATGGCACTGGGCGAGGCCTTCGACCTGGCGGTGGATGTCCTCTCGCTCGTCGGCGAAGGGGAAATGTCGGGTCCGCGGGTACCGCTCGACGCGCTCGAGATCGCCGTTCTCGAGCGGGACCGGCCGCGCCGGTGCTTCCGGCGGCTCACCGGTGACGCGATCCGCGAGGGTTAG
- the prcB gene encoding proteasome subunit beta, producing the protein MSPERTHGRLPQAFMTAGGASFTEFVGRHEPQLLPGRRALPSTPALEAPHGTTIVSLAWPGGVLMAGDRRATTGHVIANRDMDKVFAADDLSLVGIAGTAGVAIEMVRLFQVELEHYEKIEGTHMSLEGKANRLAAMLRSNLGLAMQGLAVVPAFGGYDPDAGTGRIFSYDVTGGCYEEHRHHSVGSGAAFARGALKKLWRPDMGHEEAVRVAVEALYDAADDDSATGGPDVHRRIWPTVGVVGADGVTFLDESVLEETVATVLETRRDNPGGAR; encoded by the coding sequence GTGAGTCCCGAGCGGACCCACGGGCGGTTGCCGCAGGCCTTCATGACCGCCGGCGGGGCATCCTTCACGGAGTTCGTCGGTCGGCACGAGCCCCAGCTGCTGCCGGGCCGCCGGGCCCTGCCGAGCACACCCGCGCTCGAGGCGCCCCACGGGACGACGATCGTCAGCCTGGCCTGGCCGGGCGGGGTCCTCATGGCCGGTGACCGGCGGGCGACGACGGGCCACGTCATCGCCAACCGGGACATGGACAAGGTCTTCGCCGCGGACGACCTCTCGCTCGTCGGCATCGCCGGCACGGCCGGCGTGGCGATCGAGATGGTGCGCCTGTTCCAGGTGGAGCTCGAGCACTACGAGAAGATCGAGGGCACGCACATGTCGCTCGAGGGCAAGGCCAACCGGCTGGCGGCGATGCTGCGCAGCAACCTCGGCCTGGCGATGCAGGGCCTGGCCGTCGTCCCCGCGTTCGGTGGGTACGACCCCGACGCCGGCACGGGGCGGATCTTCTCCTACGACGTGACCGGCGGGTGCTACGAGGAGCACCGCCACCACAGCGTCGGCTCGGGGGCGGCCTTCGCCCGGGGGGCGCTGAAGAAGCTGTGGCGCCCCGACATGGGCCACGAGGAAGCGGTCCGGGTGGCCGTCGAGGCGCTCTACGACGCCGCCGACGACGACTCCGCGACGGGCGGTCCCGACGTGCACCGGCGGATCTGGCCGACGGTGGGTGTCGTCGGTGCCGACGGCGTGACCTTCCTCGACGAGTCGGTGCTCGAGGAGACGGTCGCGACCGTGCTGGAGACCCGCCGCGACAACCCGGGAGGTGCACGGTGA
- a CDS encoding ubiquitin-like protein Pup: protein MAQEQTRPERSGGGDEGPADEGTQVAAQNAARDEDVDSVLDEIDGVLESNAEEFVKGFVQKGGQ from the coding sequence ATGGCGCAGGAGCAGACCCGTCCCGAGCGTTCCGGTGGTGGCGACGAGGGTCCCGCCGACGAGGGGACCCAGGTGGCGGCGCAGAACGCCGCCCGCGACGAGGACGTCGACTCGGTGCTCGACGAGATCGACGGCGTCCTGGAGTCCAACGCCGAGGAGTTCGTCAAGGGCTTCGTCCAGAAGGGCGGGCAGTGA
- the dop gene encoding depupylase/deamidase Dop encodes MSVRRVMGIETEYGIAVPGQPQANPMAASGDVVTTYARAHGLRAAHGAWDYSDEHPLIDARGFEVPRSRADLSQLTDVEDPTLANVVLANGARLYVDHAHPEYSSPEVTSPRDAVVWDRAGELVMREVVERLAERPPGINLYKNNTDGKGSSYGTHENFLVSRRTPFERIIAGLTPFFVARQVMCGAGRVGIGQESEHTGYQISSRSDFFEAPVGLETTFKRPIINTRDEPHADPDIWRRLHVIIGDANQADVANLVKTGSTSLVLSLIEADAIDRRLEVLHPVEALKVISHDPTCTATVRMRDGRDLTAVQILTEYLEMATALVEREGSDPATDEVLTHWERLLGLLAHDPMDAAADIDWVAKLNLLERYRQRDGMQWGDPRLAAIDIQFSDVRADKGIFHTLERAGRITRLTTDDEVRAAVSTPPADTRAWLRGGTVERLGEHVVSASWDSLVLRLPRAGRIARVSMLDPLAHGRDETETLLSAGDVDDLVAGLGA; translated from the coding sequence ATGAGCGTGCGACGGGTGATGGGTATCGAGACCGAGTACGGGATCGCCGTCCCGGGACAGCCGCAGGCCAACCCGATGGCCGCCTCCGGCGACGTGGTCACCACCTACGCGCGTGCGCACGGCCTGCGCGCCGCCCACGGCGCCTGGGACTACAGCGACGAGCACCCGCTCATCGACGCGCGCGGCTTCGAGGTGCCGCGCTCGCGCGCCGACCTGTCCCAGCTGACCGACGTCGAGGACCCCACGCTCGCCAACGTCGTGCTGGCCAACGGGGCGCGCCTGTACGTCGACCACGCGCATCCCGAGTACTCCAGCCCGGAGGTCACCTCCCCGCGGGACGCCGTCGTGTGGGACCGCGCGGGGGAGCTGGTGATGCGCGAGGTCGTGGAGCGGCTGGCGGAGCGTCCGCCCGGCATCAACCTGTACAAGAACAACACCGACGGCAAGGGCTCGTCCTACGGCACCCACGAGAACTTCCTCGTGTCGCGCCGGACCCCCTTCGAGCGGATCATCGCCGGGCTGACCCCCTTCTTCGTCGCCCGCCAGGTCATGTGCGGCGCGGGCCGGGTCGGCATCGGCCAGGAGAGCGAGCACACCGGCTACCAGATCTCCTCCCGCAGCGACTTCTTCGAGGCGCCCGTCGGTCTGGAGACGACCTTCAAGCGCCCCATCATCAACACGCGCGACGAGCCGCACGCCGACCCCGACATCTGGCGTCGGCTGCACGTGATCATCGGTGACGCCAACCAGGCCGACGTGGCCAACCTCGTCAAGACCGGCTCGACCTCGCTCGTGCTGTCCCTCATCGAGGCGGACGCGATCGACCGCCGTCTCGAGGTGCTGCATCCGGTCGAGGCGCTCAAGGTCATCTCGCACGACCCCACCTGCACGGCGACGGTGCGGATGCGTGACGGCCGTGACCTCACGGCGGTGCAGATCCTCACCGAGTACCTGGAGATGGCCACCGCCCTCGTCGAGCGCGAAGGGAGCGACCCGGCCACCGACGAGGTCCTCACCCACTGGGAGCGGCTCCTCGGGCTCCTCGCGCACGACCCGATGGACGCGGCGGCCGACATCGACTGGGTCGCCAAGCTCAACCTGCTCGAGCGCTACCGCCAGCGGGACGGCATGCAGTGGGGTGATCCCCGCCTGGCGGCGATCGACATCCAGTTCTCCGACGTGCGCGCGGACAAGGGCATCTTCCACACGCTCGAGCGGGCCGGTCGGATCACCCGCCTGACCACCGACGACGAGGTCCGCGCGGCCGTCTCCACCCCGCCCGCCGACACCAGGGCGTGGCTGCGTGGCGGTACGGTCGAGCGTCTCGGGGAGCACGTCGTGTCCGCCTCGTGGGACAGCCTCGTGCTCCGACTGCCGCGGGCGGGACGGATCGCGCGCGTGTCGATGCTCGACCCCCTGGCCCACGGCCGTGACGAGACCGAGACGTTGCTGTCCGCCGGTGACGTCGACGACCTCGTGGCCGGGCTCGGGGCATAG
- a CDS encoding alpha/beta hydrolase has translation MDDQTWMPMGTRILDFLTRFSVTADEMTPDRLSRMRSTVPMRPPYTWVVGTPHRGVRSEDHHITVRDGHEVKVRVHRPASAERLPLLLHFHGGGFVIGHIGVYDPYLTRIAAAARAVVVTVAYRMAPEYRAPIAAHDCRDATAWALEHADALGVRTDSVGVTGDSAGGNLAAGIAQHLRDEAFVGLRHQALVYPAPDLTVRELDDLQALDQRYPILTPAMLRSFRGLYLGDDADDRDPLVSPAHGDLAGLPPALVQTAELDPLRPDGEAYVDALRAAGVEVRHTRYRGAPHGFLNFPGLAPAAQPALQELVGELRHHLHPEDR, from the coding sequence GTGGACGATCAGACGTGGATGCCCATGGGTACGAGGATCCTCGACTTCCTCACGCGCTTCTCGGTCACCGCCGACGAGATGACCCCCGATCGGCTCTCGAGGATGCGCAGCACGGTGCCGATGCGACCGCCCTACACCTGGGTCGTGGGGACACCCCACCGCGGCGTGCGCAGCGAGGACCACCACATCACCGTGCGCGACGGCCACGAGGTGAAGGTGCGCGTCCACCGGCCCGCGTCGGCGGAGCGGCTGCCGCTGCTCCTGCACTTCCACGGCGGCGGCTTCGTCATCGGCCACATCGGCGTCTACGACCCGTACCTCACCCGGATCGCCGCGGCGGCCCGGGCCGTCGTCGTCACGGTGGCCTACCGCATGGCACCCGAGTACCGCGCGCCGATCGCCGCGCACGACTGCCGGGACGCCACCGCCTGGGCCCTGGAGCACGCCGACGCCCTCGGGGTCCGCACCGACTCCGTGGGGGTCACGGGCGACTCGGCCGGCGGCAACCTCGCCGCGGGGATCGCCCAGCACCTGCGTGACGAGGCCTTTGTGGGGCTGCGCCACCAGGCCCTGGTCTACCCCGCTCCCGACCTGACGGTGCGCGAGCTGGACGACCTGCAGGCGCTCGACCAGCGGTACCCGATCCTCACGCCAGCCATGCTGCGCAGCTTCCGGGGTCTCTACCTCGGCGACGACGCGGACGACCGCGACCCGCTCGTCTCCCCCGCCCACGGCGACCTGGCGGGCCTGCCGCCGGCGCTGGTGCAGACGGCCGAGCTCGACCCCCTTCGTCCCGACGGCGAGGCGTACGTCGACGCCCTGCGCGCAGCCGGGGTCGAGGTGCGGCACACGAGATACCGCGGCGCACCGCACGGCTTCCTCAACTTCCCCGGGCTCGCCCCCGCGGCGCAGCCCGCACTCCAGGAGCTCGTGGGCGAGCTCCGCCACCACCTGCACCCGGAGGACCGATGA